Part of the Methanococcus voltae genome is shown below.
TGGTGTACTTATGGTGGTGCAGATACAGCAGGTGTTGGGAGAATGCAATATCCTCCAAGCATCAGAATCATTAGAGTGATGTGCTCAGGCAGAATCGAACCATCATTCATATTAAAAGCATTCAAAGAAGGCGCTGATGGTGTATTCATCGGTGGTTGTCACCTTGGAGACTGTCACTACGATGCAGGTAACTACAAATGGCAAAGAAGAGTTATGATGCTCTACGATATGCTCGAAGAACTTGGTATCGAAAGAGAAAGAGTCATGCACGAATGGATTTCAGCTTCTGAAGGTGAAAAATTCCAAATTGCAATGAATGATATCTACGATAAAATAAAAGCTATGGGTCCTTGTACTTTAAAAGAAAATACGGGCAGTATAGACGAAGAATAATAAATAAACCGATTTGATTTAAAATATACTAGTATTATAAATTAATACTGAACTAATACTGAACTAATACATACGGTGGTTTCATGGTTAAAATAGCTACTACATGGCTTGGATGTTGTTCTGGTTGCCACATTAGTCTTTTAGATTTACATGAAGACTTATTAGGCATTTTAGAACAAGTTGAATTAGTCCACAGCCCTGTTTTAATGGATGTTAAAGAAATACCTGATGACATAGATGTTGCATTAATCGAAGGTGGGGTTAGAAACGAAGAAAACCTTCATATTGCAAAAGAAATGAGAAAAAAAGCGAAAGTTGTAATTGCTTTCGGTACTTGTGCAGTTTACGGTGGTATCCCAGGTATGGGTAACCTTTACTCAAACGAAGAATTGCTCGAAAAAGCGTACAAAACGACAATTACTACTAAAAATGATGAAGGTATCATTCCAAACGAAGAAGTACCTGCATTAACTTCGAGAGTAACACCCCTCTCACAAGTTATTGACGTTGATTACATACTTCCAGGATGCCCTCCTAAACCAGAGTTAATCGCAAGTGTATTGACTTCACTTTTAGAAGGCAAAGAACCTGAATTATCAAATAAAAACATGTGCGAAGTGTGCCCTAGAGAAAAAAGTAGCGAAGGGGTTGTTGTAGGCGAGCTTAAGAGAAATTACGAAGGCGAAATCGACCCTAAAAAATGTTTACTTGAACAAGGTTACGTTTGCATGGGTGTTGCTACAAGAGCAGCTTGTGGTGCCATATGTCCAAGTGCAGGCGTTCCCTGTACTGGTTGCTACGGTCCAACCGATAAAGTTGTAGACCAAGGTGCTAAAATGATATCTGCGTTAGCTTCCGACTATAAAGTTGATGATGATAAAGAAATGGATCCTAAGGAACTTCCAAACAAAATGATTGACAAAGTAGGTAGTTTTTATAAATTTACACTCCCTAGTGCGTTAATTCCTGTGAAAAACGATAGAAATAAAAAATAATTAAAAATAATTAAAAATAATTAAAATTGTTAAGTGGTTAATAACTCATATTTCCTTATTTAATTTAATTTAAATTAAATTGGTTATAAACTCAATATGGGGAATTTAGTAAAATAAATTGATTAAAATAGACAATTATATTATTTGACTATAAAATGACTATAAAATAATACCAATCTACTTTAAAATTAAAATAAATTAAAATAAAACGAATAGTTTAAAATTAAAAATTATGGATTATCATATATGGTGATATAATGACAAAATTGTCAATAGAACCTGTTACTCGGGTTGAAGGACACGGTAAGGTTACGTTATCATTTGATGATAGCGGAAAGCTCGACAAAGTCAATTTTCACGTTGTGGAAGTTAGAGGTTTTGAAAAATTCTTAGAAGGGAGATATATTGAAGATGCACCAATATTCACCCCGAGAATCTGTGGAATTTGTCAAGTTTCACACCATTTAGCAAGTGCTAAAGCAGTTGATAACGTATTTGGTGTAAAAATACCTGAAACAGCAGATATGCTTAGAAATTTAATGCAACAAGGTTCAAACGTGCACAGTCACGCTTTACACTTTGGTATGCTCGCATCTCCAGATTTAATGTTCCCAACTACGGATGACGCTTTAAAAAGAAACCTTTTAGGCGTTGCCGGGGAAAATATGGACATAGTGAAAGATGCAATTGCAATGAGAAAAGTAGGTCAAACTATCGTTCAAAAAGTAGGCGGTAGAGCAATTCACCCAGTAACTGCGATAGTAGGCGGTCAATCAAAACCACTAACCGAAGAAGAAAGAGATGAACTTTTAACTTTATCTGATAATCTTGTTGAAACAGCTGAAAGAACATTAAACGTCGGAAAACAGATGGTTGAAAGCTTAAAAGAAAAAGACTTAATGGACCTCGGATATTTCGAATCCTACCACATGGGTTTAGTAAATAAAGGCGCTCAAGACATCTATGAAGGAAATATTAGAGTCGTAAACGCTGAAGGTAAAACCGAATACGAATTCGATCCTGCAGAGTATGCAAACTATATTTCAGAAGGAGTAAGACCTTATTCATACTTAAAATTCCCGTACTTAACTGAAAAAGGGGAAGGCGAAGGAAATGGGGCGTATAGAGTTAATACACTCTCAAGATTAAACGTATGCGATAAAATGCCTACACCACTTGCTCAAAAATACTACGAAGAATTTGTTCAAACATATGGAAAACCTGCACATCAACCTATGTTATTCCACTATGCAAGATTAATTGAATTATTATCAAGTTCAGAATTAATCAGAAAATTCTTAGAAGACGATAAAATCGTTGGAACAGATGTTAGAGCTGAAGCTAACGATATTGTGGGCGAAGGTGTTGGTTGCGTTGAAGCTCCAAGAGGTACTTTAATCCACCACTTCAAAACCGACGATAAAGGAATTATTAACGATACTAACTTAGTTGTTGCTACCGTTCAAAATAACCCTGCAATGGACATCGGAGTTCAAAAAGTTGCTGAAAAATACATCAAAACACCGGAAGACGCAAAGCCTCATATTTTAAACCATATGGAAATGGTTATTAGAGCTTACGACCCTTGCTTATCCTGTGCAACACACACCATCGGTGAAGAACCTAAAATGTTATCCATGGATGTTTACCAAGGCGGAAAATTAATTAAAACATTATAATCGGTAATTTACTGATTAGTAACTAAATTAATAATAAATAATTGTTAAATACTGGTATAAATACGAGTATTGCTAAACGTAGTACGATCATGCTATAGAATTATGCTATAGAATTGAATTGAATAATACATTTACATAGTAGGGGATGTTTATGACTAACTTAAATTCAGAGAACAAGTGCAGTTGCTGTGATTCAGCTAATTCATGCGACGGAACAAATGGTATCAATTGGGACAAAGAGAAATGTGAATATTGTGGTCCTTGTGCGATAAAATGCCCAAATGATGCTATAATGGTTGTGAACCCAAAAGGTCTTGAATTACCATCTAGGGCTAAAACCGAAAGAGCAAATGAATTTAAAATGTGCGATTTATGTGGAACTTGCGTATCTGCATGCCCAACAGAAGCTTTAAAAATGGGAAAAATTGTACATAACGAAAAAGAATACGACAGGATTGAATTTACCCCAAGTCTCTGTGATAGTTGCGGTACTTGTGTTGAAATCTGTCCACAAAATGTATTAAAATTAAATGAAGAATACAAACTCAAAGGATTTTGCGTAATGTGTCTTAAATGTATAGATGCTTGTGACAAAACCAAAAAGAACGCTTTATCATTAAAATAATTTTTTTGATAAATGTAGGTATTAAGAAAATTGATATATTTATTAACATATTTAATATGTAAAATTTTACGATATTATATTAAAAATACCAAATTAAATTAAGATATTACCATTCCTATCTTTAAATTATAAAATAATATAAAATAATATAAAATAAGTATAAAATAACCATTAAAATTAATTATATAGCCAAAATATCGGTGATATTATGGAAGAACCAAGAATTGGAGTTTATGTTTGCCATTGTGGTGTTAACATAGGCGGAGTTGTAGACTGCGAAAACGTAGCTAAAACTGCCGAAGGACTCGAAAACGTAGTAATTGCAAGAGACTACAAATATATGTGTGCAGACCCGGGGCAAGAAATGATTAAAAAAGATATCAAAGAGCTAGGGTTAAACAGAGTTATTGTAGCAGCTTGTTCACCAAGACTTCACGAACCTACATTTAGGAGATGTGTTGCAGAAGCTGGATTAAACCCATTTTTATTTGAGTTCGCTAACATTAGGGAACACTGTTCGTGGGTTCACATGAAAGATAAAGAAAAAGCTACTGAAAAAGCAAACGATCTTGTAAGAATGGCCGTAGCAAAATCAAGAGGCTTAGAACCATTGGACTACCTTAACGTACCAGTGACCAAAAGAGCACTCGTTATCGGTGCAGGGGTTGCAGGTATCCAGGCAGCTCTTGATTTAGGTGACGCAGGTTTTGAAACAATCGTTGTAGAAAAAACCCCATCAGTTGGAGGTAGAATGGCGCAACTCGATAAAACATTCCCTACTAACGACTGTTCAATTTGTATCCTTGCTCCTAAGATGGTAGATGTTGCAAAACACCCTAAAATTAAATTATACTCATACTCTGAAGTAAAAGAAGTAAAAGGTTACATAGGTAACTTCACAGTTAAAATTGAGAAAAAGCCAAGATACTTAAGTGAAGAGAAATGTACCGGTTGCGGTTCTTGTGCTGAAGTATGTCCTATTAGCGTTCCAAATGAATTTGACATGGGACTTGGAATGAGAAAGGCAATCTACAAACCATTCCCACAAGCGGTACCTGCAAAATACACCATTGATATGGAACACTGTATAGATTGTGGTCTTTGTTCAAGAGTTTGTGGCCCTCAAGCAATTGACTACAAACAAAAACCAGAAATCATTGAAGCTGACGTAGGTTCAATCATTAATGCGACAGGTTACGACCCATACGACCCAACCGAAAAAGAAGAATACGGTTACGGAGTTTACCCTAACGTTGTGACTGCGATGGAATTAGAAAGAATGATTAACGCATCCGGTCCTACGCTAGGTAAAGTAATTAGACCTAGCGATGGTCAAAAACCAAAAAGAATCGCATTCATTCAATGTGTCGGTTCAAGAGATGCTAAAACAGGTCACAGATACTGTTCAAACGTTTGTTGTATGTATGCAATGAAAAACTCACAGTTAATCAAAGAAAAATCACCTGAAACAGATATCGATATCTACTATATGGATATTAGGGCATTCGGTAAAGCATACGAAGAATTCTACGAAAGAAGTGCGAAACAGTACGGTATTCAATTTATTAGAGGAAGACCTGCACAAGTATTGCAAGATGTTGATAGTGATAACCCAGTGATTAGAGCTGAAGATACACTTTTAGGTGAAATATCTGAAAAAGAGTACGATTTAGTAGTTCTCTCAGTTGGTATGGTGCCTTCAGAAAGTGCGGACGACATCCAAAAATTACTCGGTATTTCAAGAAGTGCGGACAGATTCTTCTTAGAAGCACACCCTAAATTAAGACCTGTAGATACCGCAACAGACGGTGTGTACTTAGCTGGTGCTTGCCAGGGTCCTAAAGATATTCCTGCATCAGTTGCACAAGGTTCAGCAGCTGCTTCGAGAGCTTCAATTCCATTAGCTCAAGGGGAAGTTCAAATTGAACCTATAGTTGTAAACATCGACAGTGAAGTTTGTGGTGCATGCGGTATTTGCGTACAACAATGCCCTTACGGTGCACCAAGATTTGTTGAAAAAGACGGTAAAATGGCTGTAGAAGTAATTTCTGCACTCTGTAAAGGTTGCGGTACTTGTGCGGCAGGTTGTCCGAGTGGAGCCCTAGAGCAATCACACTTTAAAACAGGACAAATTTACAGTCAAATTGAAGGAGCATTTAAAGATTCATTCTAATTAATACTCCATTCTACCAAATATTTTAAATTAAAATTAATTTAACTTAATTTAATTTAAATTGTTAAAATAGTTAAATAGTGGTATAACTAGTACAATTTAGATTTTAAAAAAATAACATATGTAAGCATATACGATAATGTATATACTAATTTACTTTAAGATATTATTAATTTCTATTTTTTTATATTTTTATTGTTTATTTTATTATTATAATTATTAGTATTATAATTATTATAATTATTTTATTAATAACCTAATTCAATTAATCGCCTAAGGTAAATAGCAAACCTTTTCCTACACTCGGAACAGTGTTTTACATAGAGCAAATAGTGTATAACGTTTCCACGGTCTGCTTTTTTCTGCAAAATATCTTTTGGCAAGTGTTTTATATGTGGCGATACATCTTCCAAATCTGATTTATGATTGTAACCCCTACTAATCATTTCTTTTGCTAGTTCATCGTGTCGTTCCTTTATGGTGTCAACTTCAACTTGGTCAAATTCCACGTGCTTTGTTATCTGTCTTTTACGTTTTAAAGAGCCTAAAAGCATATGACTCTCCACATGCGCACTTCCAAGGTGTTTTTGACACAAAGCTACGGCGGGAAAATGAGGAAATTGATTAACCATAGTTGCACCTTGTAAACTTATAATATTGTTAAAATCGTAATCCATGTAATAAGTATTGACATTTGTTCTTGTATTAATATATCTACAATAATGTATATATATTATAAGATTTCTATAGGTAAATATTGAATAAAAAAATTAATAAAATAAAATAAGATAAATAATAAAATAAAATAGAATAAAATAGAATAGTAAAAAATCAAAACAAACTAAAACCAAAGTTTATAAAAATCAATGGTGTTTAAAAATGAATCATATACCGAAAATCTCGAGTAAGGATAGTTTCCGAAATATGAATGCAAATGACTTGAATAATGAAATTAATAACGTAAATAGTTTAAATTCAAAAATTGTTGTTTTATCCCAGTGGTGGCACTAATCGCTGTGTAATTTGTTAGCGAACGCTATAGTTCGATAACGGTAATTGTAAATTAATTGTATTTTGCAGTAGTTAACTAAAAATTTATAAATTTTAAAATAATTATATCCATATATTTGACCATTTAAATTTATAGATGTTTAATTACTATTTTATGCAAATATATTGTACAATTAATATATTTAGATTTACAAATTTTAGTTAATTAAACTTAAAAATTTAGTAAATTTAACCAACTACATCTAAATTAACGAAAATTTAAGGCTGATTATCATGATAAATTTTAAAAGACAGGCGAATGCCATAAAAAATTGCAATAAATCGAATAAAAAGAATAATATGGATGAAAAGAATAAAACCAATAAAAATGCAGTAATTGCAGAAATTAAAGTTCATTCTCCTAAATACGGCGATTTACTAAAACAAAGGAACGAATTGGATATATTAAATATATATGAAGAAGCTGGAGCTGTTGGAATTTCTTATATCACGGATAAACAATATTTCAATGGAGACTTTGAAGTATTTAAGAAAATTTGTAAAAATACGGAACTTCCCGTACTTAGAAAGGATTTTATCACTGCAAAAGACGAAATTGAAAAAACTGCAGAAGCAGGAGCCAGCACAATACTATTAATTCCAAGGCTATTAAGCGAAGAAACAGCTGAATTTGTGGATTATGCAAACAGCTGTGGACTCGATACACTCGTTGAAGTACACAATGCGCAGGAAATAGAAATTGCGAAGAATACAAAAACTTCTATGATTGGAATAAACAACAGAGACATACGTAAATTAGAACTTGATGACGGGACGGTATCTTTAACTGAAAAATTAGCTAATTTAATACCTAAAGATAGAATACTAGTTAGTGAAAGCGGAATTTCTAATTTAAACGATTTAAACACTGCTTTAAAATATGCTGACGCCGTATTGGTTGGCACGTCATTTATGAAAGCAGACTTTAAAATACAGAAAGAGTTTGTTGAAAGCTTTGTAAGGGGAAAATATGACTGAAACAGCAGATAAAGAATTTATGAATAGAATTCTTGATAAAAATGATTTGACATTTGAAGAAGCTTACAAACTTTTCGGAATATTACTAAATGAAAACGAAATTAAAATAGGGGCTTACTTAACCGCCCTACAAATGAAAGGCATTACTTCTGAGGAAATTGCAGGCTTTGCAAAAGCAATGCGTGACAATGCAATAACTATGAATTTAGGAAACGTCGTAGACACCTGTGGGACAGGCGGGGATGGCTCAAAAACAATAAATGTTAGTACGGCGGTTTCTTTGATACTTTCCTGCTTTACAAAGGTTGCAAAACACGGTAATGTATCAGTAACTTCAAAAAGTGGCTCTGCAAATGTTTACGAAGCTTTGGGTTGTAAAATTCCTGAAACGATCGAAGAAGCAGAATTATCAATGGAAAAAACCAATTTTACATTCTTACACGCTCAAAAATACCATCCTGCTCTTAAAAAAATAATGCCCGTAAGGAACGAATTAAAATTTAAAACGATATTCAATGTATTAGGACCTTTAGCAAACCCTGCTAGTCCCAAATACCAAATAATTGGGGTAAATTCGATTGAATTGTGTAATAAAGTTGCAAAAGCGTTGCCTAACTTACAAAATATTGAAAAGGCATTGGTTGTAAACGGCTATGGGAAAAGTGGGAAAAGCTACGAAAAAAATTATACGCTTGATGAGTTAAATCCAAACGGAAATTCAAAAATCGTGGAATATAATAAAATTACTAAGAAAAATGAGTCAGAATGTAATTTCGAAGATAATTTCGAAGATAATTTCGAAGATAATTTTAAAAGTTATATTGTAAGTCCTGAAGATTTCGGACTTGAAAATTCAAAAATAATTCCTTGCATTAGTCCGGAAGAAAGTGCCGAACGTTTAAAAAATGTATTTTCCGGAAAAATAAATGAAGATAGGAATTTTATACTAATGAATGCCTCAGCGGGTTTATATGCTTGTAAAATTGCATCTGATTTCTTAGAGGGCGTGGAAATCGCAAAAGAAGTGCTTGATTCAGGATTAGTTTTGAAAAAACTCGAAGAACTTAACAAACTTAAAGAAAATAGCAGAATAAAAAAAATAACTGAGTATAAATCAAAGGGTGGGAATTATGAAAATTAAATTAGATTATGTAAACCCTTTGAAACTCTATGAAGTTATACAAAATGAAGGTAAATATCCATTAATGCTTGAATCACGTTCTAAAGGTAAAACAAACGCTAGATATACATACATTTCATTTAATCCAGAATACATGTTGCGAATAAAAAATAAAACCAAAATAGATAATCAAACAGTTTCAAAAGAGAGTAACCCGTTTAAATCGTTAAAAGAAATTTCAAAAATCAGTGGAATCAATGCCGATAAGGGTAATAATAATAGTAATAATAATTTAAAATACACCGATGACAGATTTACGGGTGGTTACCTGGGATATATGGCTTATGATTGCATACACAACTACATTGGTGGAAAAATAGAAGAACCATCTGTATTTGGGTATTATGGCAGTATGTATGTTTATGATCACCTTTTGAAGAAATTTTATTATTATTCTGAAAAAAATAATTCGATTGACGAAATAAAAGAAGCTAATAAATTTGTTGAAAAAGCTAAAAAACTTGAAATTGAAGATAAATGTGGAAAAAATAATGAAA
Proteins encoded:
- the trpD gene encoding anthranilate phosphoribosyltransferase, which produces MNRILDKNDLTFEEAYKLFGILLNENEIKIGAYLTALQMKGITSEEIAGFAKAMRDNAITMNLGNVVDTCGTGGDGSKTINVSTAVSLILSCFTKVAKHGNVSVTSKSGSANVYEALGCKIPETIEEAELSMEKTNFTFLHAQKYHPALKKIMPVRNELKFKTIFNVLGPLANPASPKYQIIGVNSIELCNKVAKALPNLQNIEKALVVNGYGKSGKSYEKNYTLDELNPNGNSKIVEYNKITKKNESECNFEDNFEDNFEDNFKSYIVSPEDFGLENSKIIPCISPEESAERLKNVFSGKINEDRNFILMNASAGLYACKIASDFLEGVEIAKEVLDSGLVLKKLEELNKLKENSRIKKITEYKSKGGNYEN
- a CDS encoding Ni/Fe hydrogenase subunit alpha yields the protein MTKLSIEPVTRVEGHGKVTLSFDDSGKLDKVNFHVVEVRGFEKFLEGRYIEDAPIFTPRICGICQVSHHLASAKAVDNVFGVKIPETADMLRNLMQQGSNVHSHALHFGMLASPDLMFPTTDDALKRNLLGVAGENMDIVKDAIAMRKVGQTIVQKVGGRAIHPVTAIVGGQSKPLTEEERDELLTLSDNLVETAERTLNVGKQMVESLKEKDLMDLGYFESYHMGLVNKGAQDIYEGNIRVVNAEGKTEYEFDPAEYANYISEGVRPYSYLKFPYLTEKGEGEGNGAYRVNTLSRLNVCDKMPTPLAQKYYEEFVQTYGKPAHQPMLFHYARLIELLSSSELIRKFLEDDKIVGTDVRAEANDIVGEGVGCVEAPRGTLIHHFKTDDKGIINDTNLVVATVQNNPAMDIGVQKVAEKYIKTPEDAKPHILNHMEMVIRAYDPCLSCATHTIGEEPKMLSMDVYQGGKLIKTL
- the trpC gene encoding indole-3-glycerol phosphate synthase TrpC, with the translated sequence MMINFKRQANAIKNCNKSNKKNNMDEKNKTNKNAVIAEIKVHSPKYGDLLKQRNELDILNIYEEAGAVGISYITDKQYFNGDFEVFKKICKNTELPVLRKDFITAKDEIEKTAEAGASTILLIPRLLSEETAEFVDYANSCGLDTLVEVHNAQEIEIAKNTKTSMIGINNRDIRKLELDDGTVSLTEKLANLIPKDRILVSESGISNLNDLNTALKYADAVLVGTSFMKADFKIQKEFVESFVRGKYD
- a CDS encoding CoB--CoM heterodisulfide reductase iron-sulfur subunit A family protein, whose amino-acid sequence is MEEPRIGVYVCHCGVNIGGVVDCENVAKTAEGLENVVIARDYKYMCADPGQEMIKKDIKELGLNRVIVAACSPRLHEPTFRRCVAEAGLNPFLFEFANIREHCSWVHMKDKEKATEKANDLVRMAVAKSRGLEPLDYLNVPVTKRALVIGAGVAGIQAALDLGDAGFETIVVEKTPSVGGRMAQLDKTFPTNDCSICILAPKMVDVAKHPKIKLYSYSEVKEVKGYIGNFTVKIEKKPRYLSEEKCTGCGSCAEVCPISVPNEFDMGLGMRKAIYKPFPQAVPAKYTIDMEHCIDCGLCSRVCGPQAIDYKQKPEIIEADVGSIINATGYDPYDPTEKEEYGYGVYPNVVTAMELERMINASGPTLGKVIRPSDGQKPKRIAFIQCVGSRDAKTGHRYCSNVCCMYAMKNSQLIKEKSPETDIDIYYMDIRAFGKAYEEFYERSAKQYGIQFIRGRPAQVLQDVDSDNPVIRAEDTLLGEISEKEYDLVVLSVGMVPSESADDIQKLLGISRSADRFFLEAHPKLRPVDTATDGVYLAGACQGPKDIPASVAQGSAAASRASIPLAQGEVQIEPIVVNIDSEVCGACGICVQQCPYGAPRFVEKDGKMAVEVISALCKGCGTCAAGCPSGALEQSHFKTGQIYSQIEGAFKDSF
- a CDS encoding hydrogenase iron-sulfur subunit — its product is MAENWEPKIVGFCCNWCTYGGADTAGVGRMQYPPSIRIIRVMCSGRIEPSFILKAFKEGADGVFIGGCHLGDCHYDAGNYKWQRRVMMLYDMLEELGIERERVMHEWISASEGEKFQIAMNDIYDKIKAMGPCTLKENTGSIDEE
- a CDS encoding F420-nonreducing hydrogenase, which encodes MVKIATTWLGCCSGCHISLLDLHEDLLGILEQVELVHSPVLMDVKEIPDDIDVALIEGGVRNEENLHIAKEMRKKAKVVIAFGTCAVYGGIPGMGNLYSNEELLEKAYKTTITTKNDEGIIPNEEVPALTSRVTPLSQVIDVDYILPGCPPKPELIASVLTSLLEGKEPELSNKNMCEVCPREKSSEGVVVGELKRNYEGEIDPKKCLLEQGYVCMGVATRAACGAICPSAGVPCTGCYGPTDKVVDQGAKMISALASDYKVDDDKEMDPKELPNKMIDKVGSFYKFTLPSALIPVKNDRNKK
- a CDS encoding pyrimidine dimer DNA glycosylase/endonuclease V, which translates into the protein MVNQFPHFPAVALCQKHLGSAHVESHMLLGSLKRKRQITKHVEFDQVEVDTIKERHDELAKEMISRGYNHKSDLEDVSPHIKHLPKDILQKKADRGNVIHYLLYVKHCSECRKRFAIYLRRLIELGY